A single region of the Hypanus sabinus isolate sHypSab1 chromosome 21, sHypSab1.hap1, whole genome shotgun sequence genome encodes:
- the LOC132379232 gene encoding uncharacterized protein LOC132379232, which produces MLTGTYLSNAGQNAVPGEELSCSGHVLPLFTHSPFSCTTFFAHYIFCVLPFLVTVKTPSVSKNRFEQKRSIPLPLDELDLVASRFIVTKEDVRRAFLKINPSKATGPDGDLGRVFRACASELAGVFADIFSCSLFQSKIPSCFKKAMIILVPKKSKVACLNDYRPVALTSIAVKCFADRSTSMLCNSPTGATGEWQMPSLWYYIPP; this is translated from the exons atgctcacaggcacatatttaagcaatgccggccagaatgcagttccgggggaggaactTAGCTGCTCGGGGCACGTGCTGCCTTTATTCACACACAGCCCTTTTTCGTGCACTACGTTTTTTGCGCACTACATTTTTTGCGTGCTGCCTTttctcgtaacagtgaaaacaccttctgttagcaaaaacag attcgaacagaagagaAGCATCCCGCTCCCTCTGGATGAACTggacctggtggcatcaagattcatTGTCACCAaggaagacgttagaagagccttcctgaagataaatccaagcaAGGCGACGGGCCCAGATGGCGACCTGGGAAGGGTTTTCCGGGCCTGTGCAAGTGAgttagctggagtgtttgctgacatcttcagctgctccctgtttcagtctaagatcccctcatgttttaagaaggcaatgataatcctggtgccgaagaaaagcaaggtggcatgcctgaatgactatcgacctgtggctctaacatcaattgctgTGAAGTGCTTCGCCGACCGGTCAACCTCAatgctttgcaattcgcctactggagcaacaggtgaatggcagatgccatctctctggtactacattcctccttag